One Phycisphaerae bacterium genomic region harbors:
- a CDS encoding cupin domain-containing protein, whose translation MQKLTGFPEFLTSSHNLVCVGDRAGNISGYLYEAADGGQAVFWDCPEGGTMEVHTHEGDEYFIVLQGQYSGVIDGREIMLGPGDELLIPAGTPHNGTMSAGFRAVDVWAKPRF comes from the coding sequence ATGCAGAAGCTGACGGGGTTTCCGGAGTTTTTGACCAGTTCGCACAACCTGGTTTGTGTCGGCGATCGGGCCGGCAACATTTCCGGCTACCTTTACGAGGCGGCGGACGGCGGGCAGGCGGTGTTCTGGGACTGCCCGGAGGGCGGGACGATGGAGGTGCACACGCATGAGGGCGACGAGTATTTTATCGTGCTGCAAGGGCAGTATTCCGGGGTGATTGACGGCCGGGAGATCATGCTCGGCCCCGGCGACGAACTGCTGATCCCAGCCGGCACGCCGCATAATGGGACGATGTCGGCTGGCTTTCGGGCGGTCGACGTCTGGGCCAAGCCGCGATTTTGA